Genomic window (Stenotrophomonas maltophilia):
GAAGTGCTGTTCCGCGGCCTCGGCTTCGTGCTGCTGGTGAAGATCTTGCGTGGTGCCTGGCCGCTACTCGCGCTGCCGCAGGCATTGCTGTTCGGCATGGTGCACTGGCTCGGCTTCGGCGGGTTGCACGGTGGCGGCATCGCGCTGTTCGTCGGCGCGGTGATCGCCCTGGGCGGCTTCATCTTCGCCTGGCTCGACCACCTCGACGGCGACACCCTGTGGTGCGGCCTGGTCCTGCACGTTTCGATGAACCTGGCCTGGAATGCGTTCAGCCTCGATGACGCCGTTGCACTGGGCTGGCAGACCACCAGCCTGCGCATCGGCACGGCCCTGCTGGCGGTGCTGGTGCTGGCCTGGCACCTCCACCGCCAGCGGCGCGGACGCTTGTAACGCCCACTTAGCTTGCCGTGCACGCCGGGCTCACTACCGGCTTGCGCATACTTGCGCGCCTTTCGCTCCCCCTGTTGTCCGGAGTTGCCGCGTCATGTTGCTGTCCAAGCGCTTTGTGGAACCGCGCGTCCTGCTGATCGAGGACGCCGAGGAAACCCAGGAACTCAGTCGTCTCGCCCTGGAAAGCCAGGCCTGCCAGGTCACCGCTGTCAGCAGCGCCGAGGCCGCGCTGGGCCTGCTCAACGCTGGCGAACCATTCGACCTGCTGTTCACCGACGTCTGCCTGGGCGGCATCAGCGGCATCGAAACCGCCAACCGCGTGCGCGAGCACCTGCCGCAGCTGCCGATCCTGGTCACCTCCGGCATGGACCAGCACCGCGTGCTGCCGCAGCTGCGCGCCGGAATCCACTTCCTGCCCAAGCCGTACAGCATGAGCGAGCTGCTCGATGCCATCCGCCTGTGCTTCCGCCATGCAGCGGATGCCACGTTGATGCCGCCGCCGCAGGCCAGCGCGGCCTGAGGCAATCATCCACGCATGGCGTGGATCTACTGATTCCGTTTCTCGTCGGCGTGGATCTTCGTCAACACCCCCGATAGATCCACGCCATGCGTGGATTGAACCTGGGATCAACCGCTGCTGTACGGCCCGGTACCCGGGAACACCTTCAACAACGCGCGGGTGATCATGTCCGGGTACACCGTGAAGTGGTCCTCGTCGTCGATCACCATGTTCTCCACCTTCAACGAGCGCCCACTGCCGCGCAGCTGCTCGGCGAACTCGGCGTTGTGGCGCAGCATGTCGTTGCGGGTGAAATAGCGCGGTTCGGGCTTGACCGTCTCGAAGCTGCCGACTGACAGCACCACGGTGGTCGACTGCGCAGGCGCCGTGGCCTCGGCCTGCAGGCGCGGCACAAGATGGTTGTCGAACCACAGCGACGGGCTGGACAGGATGTAGGTACGGAACATGTCCGGACGCGTGGTCAGCACGTAGGCACCGAACAGGCCGCCATAGGAATGGCCAGCATAGGCGCGTCGCGCCGGATCGGTGCGGTAGTGTGCATCGATCATCGGCAGCACGTGCTCGGCGAGGAAATCGCGGTAATGTGCCGCGCCGCCGTAGCTGACGTCATCGCTGTAGTCGCGCGGGTCGGTACGCGCCGGATTGCTGGGGGTGTAATCACGCGAACGGCTCTGCTTCGAAGTCAGGCCCTCCTGCGGCGGCAGCCCGACCAGGATGAAATCCTCGATGTTGACGCCCTTCTGCCCGACCATGTTGCGCACGCTGCGCACCAGCGGGAAGCTGTACAGCGCATCGGTTACGTACAGCACCGGATAGTGCTTTTCAGGGTGCGCGGCATAGTCGGCCGGCAGTGCCACCCAGATCGGGTAATCGCGGCCGACCGGATCGTGCACGCGCAGCGCCTCGGTATCCGGCAGCACCACGCCCGGCGCGGCGGTGGCCGCGCTTTCCTTCGCTTCATTCTGGGTTGCCGGTGGCGCCACCGACATCGCACAACCACTCACGGCCAGGCAGGCCGCCACACTCCATCCACGCACACGCTGCATCCACGCTCTCCCGTTGCGGGCGGCGCACCCGGGTGGCGCCGCTATCGCATCCTCACACGTCGCGCGGCGCTGCGCCACGCGCGGTCAGGGCGAGGCCGGCGGCGGCGCCGGGAACAGCGTGCGCAGCGCCTGCAGGGCGGCCGGGTGGTAGATCGTGGCGTGGGTTTCCTCCGGCAGCGGCAGGTACTTCACCAGCGGCGACGGCGAAGCCTGCTGCAGCAGCGCGGCCAGTCGTGCAGTGGAAGCGGCCAGTTCCGGCTGTCCGCTGCTGGCCAGGAACACCTGCGGCTTCGCACGCGTCACCGCCGGCAGCTGTTTGGTCGCTCCGGCCAACATTGCACCACGGTTCCACCACAGGCTGGGGTCCAGCGCGATGTAGCTGTTGAACAGCGTCGGCTCCTGCAGCAGCGTCTCGACCACGAACAGGCCGGCCAGCGATTCACCGATCAGCGCGCGCTCGTCGGTGGTCGGGTAGCGCTGGCGTACCTGCGGTATCAGTTCATCGCGCAGGAAGCTGCGGTAGGCCTCCGAGCCACCGATGCGCGGCGCGATCTTCTGGTCCTGCGGATCCTTGCTGGGGCCGGTCATATCGCGGCGGCGCTCGGTGTTCTCGATGCCGACCAGCAGGAACGGGCGCATGCTGCCGTTGCCGGTCAGTACCTGCACCAGCCCGGCCACATGCAGGAAGTCCTCGCCGATGCCGCCGTCGGGCATGTACAGCACCGGCAACGGCGCCTTCGGATCCAGACCCCAGGGCTGCGGACGGTAGACATTGATACGGCGGGTCTCGCCCAGCGCCTGCGACTCGATGGTGAAGGTCTCGCCGATCACCAGTGGCGAGGCGGCAGCGGGCGACGCGGGTTCGGCGGCCATCAGCGGCGCGGCGGAGACAGCGGACAACAACAGCGACAGCACGATCAAGCGCATGGGGCGGCCCATCCTAAGAAAGT
Coding sequences:
- a CDS encoding CPBP family glutamic-type intramembrane protease — its product is MTVLSRLPTSARLLLVLLGVGLGLNLRDIAAAIGTPIPALPIPYGGSLLDNTLAVLVALLLAALLRPRGMSLLASLGLRGNGWGGPMWVLLASLPCWLGLAVLGTPNTALTALDATMLAVLFPLAEEVLFRGLGFVLLVKILRGAWPLLALPQALLFGMVHWLGFGGLHGGGIALFVGAVIALGGFIFAWLDHLDGDTLWCGLVLHVSMNLAWNAFSLDDAVALGWQTTSLRIGTALLAVLVLAWHLHRQRRGRL
- a CDS encoding response regulator — encoded protein: MLLSKRFVEPRVLLIEDAEETQELSRLALESQACQVTAVSSAEAALGLLNAGEPFDLLFTDVCLGGISGIETANRVREHLPQLPILVTSGMDQHRVLPQLRAGIHFLPKPYSMSELLDAIRLCFRHAADATLMPPPQASAA
- a CDS encoding alpha/beta hydrolase, with product MRLIVLSLLLSAVSAAPLMAAEPASPAAASPLVIGETFTIESQALGETRRINVYRPQPWGLDPKAPLPVLYMPDGGIGEDFLHVAGLVQVLTGNGSMRPFLLVGIENTERRRDMTGPSKDPQDQKIAPRIGGSEAYRSFLRDELIPQVRQRYPTTDERALIGESLAGLFVVETLLQEPTLFNSYIALDPSLWWNRGAMLAGATKQLPAVTRAKPQVFLASSGQPELAASTARLAALLQQASPSPLVKYLPLPEETHATIYHPAALQALRTLFPAPPPASP
- a CDS encoding alpha/beta hydrolase, which codes for MQRVRGWSVAACLAVSGCAMSVAPPATQNEAKESAATAAPGVVLPDTEALRVHDPVGRDYPIWVALPADYAAHPEKHYPVLYVTDALYSFPLVRSVRNMVGQKGVNIEDFILVGLPPQEGLTSKQSRSRDYTPSNPARTDPRDYSDDVSYGGAAHYRDFLAEHVLPMIDAHYRTDPARRAYAGHSYGGLFGAYVLTTRPDMFRTYILSSPSLWFDNHLVPRLQAEATAPAQSTTVVLSVGSFETVKPEPRYFTRNDMLRHNAEFAEQLRGSGRSLKVENMVIDDEDHFTVYPDMITRALLKVFPGTGPYSSG